A stretch of Vannielia litorea DNA encodes these proteins:
- a CDS encoding endonuclease/exonuclease/phosphatase family protein has translation MRRALRLTALLLLALPLLACALHVAHSGSAPVPPKPASALRVASYNVHYIVLNRATGDWSVADWERRRAPMAEALRTIDADIIAFQEMESFRSGSDGSTNLARDYLLAELPAYRAAAAGPWQSFPATQPIFYRATRLRPVDEGWFFFSDTPEQIYSRTFNGSWPAFASWAEFATADGQRLRVVNVHFEYKSRSNRRLSAALVRDRLAPVIASGTPVILLGDLNAMHGANTLRTLEEAGLTFAPTRGATYHLNAGINLLGAIDHIAASQGITVSRPLVLREKFMGEWPSDHYPVYADITLP, from the coding sequence ATGCGCCGCGCCCTCCGCCTCACCGCCCTCCTCCTGCTGGCCCTGCCGCTCCTGGCCTGCGCCCTCCACGTCGCCCATTCCGGCTCCGCCCCGGTGCCGCCCAAACCGGCAAGCGCCCTGCGCGTCGCCAGCTACAACGTCCACTACATCGTGCTGAACCGGGCCACCGGCGACTGGTCCGTGGCCGACTGGGAGCGCCGCCGCGCGCCCATGGCCGAGGCCCTCCGCACGATCGACGCCGACATCATCGCCTTCCAGGAGATGGAGAGCTTCCGGAGCGGCAGTGACGGCTCCACCAACCTCGCCCGCGATTACCTTCTGGCCGAACTCCCCGCCTACCGCGCCGCCGCTGCCGGACCCTGGCAGAGCTTCCCGGCCACCCAGCCCATCTTCTACCGCGCCACCCGCCTGCGCCCGGTCGATGAAGGCTGGTTCTTCTTCTCCGACACGCCCGAGCAGATCTATTCCCGCACCTTCAACGGCTCCTGGCCCGCCTTCGCCTCCTGGGCCGAGTTCGCCACGGCAGACGGCCAGCGCCTCCGCGTCGTCAACGTCCACTTCGAGTACAAGAGCCGCTCCAACCGCCGCCTCTCCGCCGCCCTCGTGCGCGACCGCCTCGCCCCCGTCATCGCCTCGGGCACCCCGGTGATCCTGCTCGGCGACCTCAACGCCATGCACGGCGCCAACACCCTGCGCACCCTCGAGGAGGCCGGGCTCACCTTCGCCCCGACCCGCGGCGCAACCTATCACCTGAACGCCGGAATCAACCTCCTGGGCGCGATCGACCACATCGCGGCCAGCCAGGGCATCACGGTCTCCAGGCCCCTGGTGCTGAGAGAAAAATTCATGGGCGAATGGCCGTCAGACCATTACCCCGTCTATGCCGATATCACCCTGCCGTAA
- a CDS encoding MBL fold metallo-hydrolase — protein sequence MRITRRRFVAGAAAGVVAGGVVPLRGMAEMMLGEARLTAISDGTLMLPGAFIFEGLPEEEVAAIVTPMGVSSTALEPPCNVTLLQVGDRVVLFDVGSGPDFMPSAGELVQNLEGAGVAPEDVTDVIFTHAHPDHIWGLLDEFDEPLFADARYMMGRAEWDYWWNPETVDTIGAERQAFAVGARRRMEAIEDAVVFFDDGEEVLPGVAAVACVGHTPGHMGFEIRQGSESVMVVGDAIGNHHVAFARPGWEVNSDQDKATAAATRVALMDRLAAEQMPLVGFHLPGAIGRAEKAGDGYRWVTI from the coding sequence ATGCGGATAACGCGGCGGAGATTCGTGGCCGGAGCGGCGGCGGGCGTGGTGGCGGGCGGCGTGGTGCCCCTGCGCGGCATGGCGGAGATGATGCTGGGCGAGGCAAGGTTGACGGCCATCAGCGACGGAACCCTGATGCTGCCGGGCGCCTTCATCTTCGAGGGGCTGCCCGAGGAGGAGGTGGCGGCCATCGTGACGCCGATGGGCGTGTCGAGCACCGCGCTGGAGCCGCCCTGCAACGTGACGCTGTTGCAGGTGGGCGACCGGGTGGTGCTCTTCGACGTGGGCTCGGGGCCGGATTTCATGCCCTCCGCGGGTGAGCTGGTGCAGAACCTCGAGGGCGCCGGGGTGGCGCCGGAGGATGTGACCGACGTGATCTTCACCCATGCCCACCCCGATCACATCTGGGGCCTGCTGGACGAGTTCGACGAGCCGCTCTTTGCCGATGCCCGCTACATGATGGGCCGGGCCGAGTGGGACTACTGGTGGAACCCGGAGACGGTCGACACCATCGGCGCCGAGCGGCAGGCCTTTGCGGTGGGCGCCAGGCGGCGGATGGAGGCGATCGAGGACGCGGTGGTGTTTTTCGACGATGGCGAGGAGGTGCTTCCGGGCGTGGCGGCGGTGGCCTGCGTGGGGCACACGCCCGGGCACATGGGCTTCGAGATCCGGCAGGGCAGCGAGAGCGTGATGGTTGTGGGCGATGCGATCGGCAATCACCACGTGGCCTTCGCGCGGCCCGGCTGGGAGGTGAACTCCGACCAGGACAAGGCGACGGCCGCCGCGACCCGCGTGGCGCTGATGGACCGGCTGGCGGCAGAGCAGATGCCGCTGGTGGGCTTTCACCTGCCCGGCGCGATCGGGCGGGCGGAGAAGGCGGGCGACGGCTATCGCTGGGTGACGATCTAG
- the pth gene encoding aminoacyl-tRNA hydrolase has protein sequence MQLWVGLGNPGEKYAGNRHNIGFMALDRIAADHGFAPWRAKFQGELSEGRFGSERIVLLKPMTFMNLSGQSVGEAMRFFKLEPPDVTVFHDEIDLAPGKLRCKAGGGHAGHNGLRSIHEHIGPHYDRVRMGVGHPGRKEAVPGWVLKDFAKHDAEWLDDMMRGISDGAGELASGDAGRFMNAVARRMQPARPEKAQPAAAKPAASPAPAPEPEPVSKPKPEAAPEPAPEHRSPLQRLVDKFR, from the coding sequence ATGCAACTCTGGGTCGGGCTCGGCAATCCGGGCGAGAAATACGCCGGAAACCGGCACAACATCGGCTTCATGGCGCTGGACCGCATCGCCGCCGACCATGGCTTCGCGCCCTGGCGCGCCAAGTTCCAGGGTGAGCTGTCCGAGGGCCGGTTCGGCTCCGAGCGCATCGTGCTGCTGAAGCCCATGACCTTCATGAACCTCTCCGGCCAGTCCGTGGGCGAGGCCATGCGGTTCTTCAAGCTGGAGCCGCCCGACGTGACCGTGTTCCACGACGAGATCGACCTCGCGCCGGGCAAGCTGCGCTGCAAGGCGGGCGGCGGCCACGCGGGCCACAACGGTCTGCGCTCGATCCACGAGCACATCGGCCCGCATTACGACCGCGTGCGCATGGGCGTGGGCCATCCGGGCCGCAAGGAGGCGGTGCCGGGCTGGGTGCTGAAGGATTTCGCCAAGCACGATGCCGAATGGCTTGACGACATGATGCGCGGCATCTCCGACGGCGCGGGCGAGCTGGCCTCGGGCGATGCCGGGCGCTTCATGAACGCCGTGGCCCGCCGGATGCAGCCCGCCCGCCCGGAAAAGGCGCAGCCCGCAGCCGCGAAACCCGCCGCCAGCCCGGCCCCCGCGCCCGAGCCCGAGCCCGTGTCCAAGCCCAAGCCCGAAGCCGCGCCCGAACCCGCGCCAGAACACCGCTCGCCGCTCCAGCGCCTCGTCGACAAGTTCCGCTAG